A region from the Desulfuromonas acetexigens genome encodes:
- a CDS encoding 3-oxoacyl-ACP synthase III family protein: MLGIEEIGYYIPQGRISNYDRKTQFGIDDHFIEEKIGVRQVSLKSPDEETSDLCVKAFANLRDKIAIDLNDIEAMVVVTQNPDRNIPHTSAILHGKLALPNRCACFDISLGCSGFVYALSIFQAFMAANGMKKGLLFTADPYSKITDPNDKNTTLLFGDASAVTLISDQPKLVSGAFTFGTIGAEHEKLICNDGVLFMHGRAVFNFAAKVIPDDIRQVVAKNALTLEQIDLFLLHQGSKIIVETIADKLPVPRDKAPYATYDYGNTVSSTLPILLAEELSGNARNIVICGFGVGLSWASGLLKRP; this comes from the coding sequence ATGCTCGGCATCGAGGAAATCGGCTATTACATTCCCCAGGGAAGAATCTCTAATTACGACAGAAAAACCCAGTTCGGCATCGACGATCACTTCATCGAAGAAAAGATCGGGGTCCGTCAGGTTTCCCTGAAAAGCCCCGATGAAGAGACTTCGGATCTATGCGTCAAGGCCTTCGCTAACCTCCGGGACAAGATCGCCATCGACCTGAACGACATCGAAGCCATGGTCGTGGTTACCCAGAACCCCGACCGCAACATCCCCCACACCTCAGCCATCCTCCACGGCAAGCTTGCGCTCCCCAACCGCTGTGCTTGTTTCGATATCTCCCTCGGCTGTTCCGGTTTTGTCTACGCCCTCTCCATCTTCCAGGCGTTCATGGCGGCCAACGGCATGAAGAAGGGACTGCTTTTCACCGCTGATCCCTATTCAAAAATCACGGATCCCAACGACAAAAACACCACCTTGCTCTTCGGCGATGCGTCGGCGGTAACTCTGATCAGCGATCAGCCCAAACTGGTTTCCGGCGCCTTTACTTTCGGCACGATCGGCGCCGAACATGAAAAGCTCATCTGCAACGACGGCGTCCTCTTCATGCATGGTCGGGCCGTCTTCAATTTCGCTGCGAAGGTCATTCCCGACGACATCCGCCAGGTGGTCGCCAAAAACGCCTTGACCCTGGAGCAGATCGACCTCTTTCTGTTGCATCAGGGGAGCAAGATCATCGTCGAAACGATTGCGGACAAGTTACCGGTTCCCCGGGATAAGGCCCCCTACGCCACCTACGATTATGGCAATACCGTCTCTTCGACCCTACCGATTCTGTTGGCGGAAGAACTTTCCGGAAATGCCCGCAACATCGTCATCTGCGGCTTTGGCGTCGGCCTTTCTTGGGCAAGCGGCCTGTTGAAAAGGCCGTGA
- the pta gene encoding phosphate acetyltransferase, translating to MHLVEKIKAKARASLQTVVLPEGYDDRMVQAAGRIVKEGLAKVVLLGNPDTLKKKAAELGASLDGVELLEPKDSPRLGAYVDELVALRKSKGLTAEEAKKLLTGADNLYYGAMMVRLGDAGGAVAGADNTTGDVLRAAFQVIGTAPGMKTVSSVFLMVTKTPEFGENGVICFADCAVNPNPDAQALAEIAVSTAGSCKSFLGVDARVAMLSFSTKGSAAHDDVDKVLKALEIAKGMAPGLQIDGELQADAALLPKVGAKKAPGSSVAGKANTLIFPDLDAGNIGYKLVERLAGAEAVGPIIQGLAKPVNDLSRGCSVEDVISVAAITAVQAQG from the coding sequence ATGCACTTGGTGGAGAAAATCAAGGCGAAGGCACGCGCCAGTCTGCAAACCGTGGTTTTGCCCGAAGGCTATGACGATCGGATGGTGCAGGCCGCCGGGCGGATTGTCAAAGAGGGGTTGGCCAAAGTCGTGCTGCTGGGGAACCCCGATACCCTGAAGAAAAAAGCCGCCGAACTTGGCGCTTCCCTGGACGGGGTCGAGTTGCTCGAGCCCAAGGACTCCCCGCGCCTGGGCGCCTATGTCGATGAGCTGGTGGCCTTGCGCAAGAGCAAGGGCCTGACCGCCGAGGAAGCGAAGAAGCTTTTGACCGGGGCGGACAACCTCTACTATGGCGCAATGATGGTGCGCCTCGGGGATGCCGGCGGGGCCGTTGCCGGGGCCGACAATACCACAGGCGACGTGCTCCGCGCCGCCTTTCAGGTCATCGGCACCGCCCCCGGCATGAAGACCGTCTCCTCGGTCTTTTTGATGGTGACCAAAACGCCCGAATTCGGCGAGAATGGCGTCATCTGTTTCGCCGATTGCGCCGTTAATCCCAATCCCGACGCCCAGGCGCTGGCGGAGATTGCGGTCAGCACTGCCGGCAGCTGCAAAAGCTTTCTCGGAGTCGATGCCCGGGTGGCCATGCTCTCCTTTTCGACCAAAGGCAGCGCCGCCCACGACGATGTGGATAAGGTGCTCAAGGCCCTGGAAATTGCCAAAGGGATGGCTCCCGGCCTCCAAATCGATGGTGAACTGCAGGCCGACGCCGCCCTCTTGCCCAAGGTCGGCGCCAAGAAGGCGCCCGGCTCCTCCGTCGCCGGCAAGGCCAACACCCTGATCTTCCCCGACCTGGATGCCGGCAATATTGGCTACAAGCTGGTCGAGCGCTTGGCCGGAGCCGAGGCGGTCGGGCCGATCATCCAGGGACTGGCCAAGCCGGTGAACGATCTCTCCCGCGGCTGCTCGGTCGAGGATGTCATCAGCGTCGCGGCGATCACGGCGGTGCAGGCGCAAGGGTAA